A window of Halomonas sp. H10-9-1 contains these coding sequences:
- the ahcY gene encoding adenosylhomocysteinase, which yields MNQPAVTPTATQDCKVADLSLADWGRREIRIAETEMPALMTIREQYRAARPLAGARIAGCIHMTIQTAVLIETLVDLGASVRWSSCNIFSTQDHAAAAIAAAGIPVFAWKGETEEAFWWCIEQTVAGPDGWTPNLVLDDGGDLTLLLHEKRPELLDAIHGISEETTTGVHRLQEMLRAGTLRVPAINVNDAVTKSKNDNKYGCRHSLNDAIKRATDHLLAGKQALVVGYGDVGKGSAASLRQEGMIVKVAEIDPLCAMQACMDGFEVVSPYVGGENRGLDSIDRALLERLDLVVTATGNIAACDAAMLQTLKPGAVVCNIGHFDSEIDTGYLRRHWHWEEVKPQVHKVYRDSKPGEFDPASRDYLILLSEGRLVNLGNATGHPSRVMDGSFANQVLAQMHLYQGRFAELPAEERPEALAVSVLPRHLDEEVARYMVEGFGGVITRMTEAQVDYTGVPADGPYKPDDYRY from the coding sequence ATGAACCAGCCCGCCGTGACCCCGACTGCGACGCAAGACTGCAAGGTCGCCGACCTGTCGCTCGCCGACTGGGGGCGCCGCGAGATCCGCATCGCCGAGACCGAGATGCCGGCGCTGATGACGATCCGCGAGCAGTACCGTGCCGCTCGACCGCTGGCGGGTGCGCGGATCGCCGGCTGCATCCACATGACCATCCAGACCGCGGTGCTGATCGAGACCCTGGTCGACCTGGGCGCCAGCGTGCGCTGGTCCTCCTGCAATATCTTCTCCACCCAGGATCACGCCGCCGCCGCCATTGCTGCCGCCGGCATCCCGGTATTCGCCTGGAAGGGCGAGACCGAGGAGGCGTTCTGGTGGTGCATCGAGCAGACGGTGGCCGGTCCGGACGGCTGGACCCCCAACCTGGTGCTGGACGACGGCGGCGACTTGACCCTGCTGCTCCACGAGAAGCGCCCGGAGCTGCTCGACGCCATCCACGGCATCTCCGAAGAGACCACCACCGGGGTGCACCGGCTGCAGGAGATGCTGCGCGCCGGCACCCTCAGGGTGCCCGCTATCAACGTCAACGACGCCGTGACCAAGTCGAAGAACGACAACAAGTACGGCTGCCGCCACTCCCTCAACGACGCCATCAAGCGCGCCACCGACCACCTGCTGGCCGGCAAGCAGGCGCTGGTGGTGGGTTACGGTGACGTGGGCAAGGGCTCGGCGGCCTCGCTGCGCCAGGAAGGGATGATCGTCAAGGTCGCCGAGATCGACCCGCTGTGTGCCATGCAGGCGTGCATGGACGGCTTCGAGGTGGTCTCGCCCTATGTCGGCGGCGAGAACCGTGGCCTCGACAGCATCGACCGCGCCCTGCTCGAGCGCCTCGACCTGGTGGTGACCGCCACCGGCAACATCGCCGCCTGCGACGCCGCCATGCTGCAGACCCTCAAGCCCGGGGCGGTGGTGTGCAACATCGGCCACTTCGACAGCGAGATCGATACCGGCTACCTGCGCCGCCACTGGCACTGGGAGGAGGTCAAGCCCCAGGTGCACAAGGTCTACCGCGACAGCAAGCCAGGCGAGTTCGACCCCGCCAGCCGCGACTACCTGATCCTGCTCTCCGAGGGGCGCCTGGTGAACCTGGGCAACGCCACCGGCCACCCCTCCCGGGTGATGGACGGCTCCTTCGCCAACCAGGTGCTGGCGCAGATGCACCTCTACCAGGGGCGCTTCGCCGAGCTGCCCGCCGAGGAGAGGCCCGAGGCGCTGGCGGTGAGCGTGCTGCCGCGCCACCTCGACGAGGAGGTGGCCCGCTATATGGTGGAGGGCTTCGGCGGGGTGATCACCCGCATGACCGAGGCCCAGGTCGACTACACCGGCGTGCCGGCGGATGGGCCCTACAAGCCTGACGACTACCGTTACTGA
- the ligB gene encoding NAD-dependent DNA ligase LigB — MRLHRLLVTRQCRGLSLLLLFLFPLAALAAPAAPAAAAPCPPPPSSSAVEALVARLAEWDEAYYRRGESRVSDAIYDQARARLASWHRCFPERVPEATVMSHPAGEVDHPVPQTGLAKLTDVEAVARWLSRRHDAWIQPKVDGVAVTLVYRRGELVAAISRGDGERGQDWTAQARRLPSVPERLPEALDAVLQGELYRRLEGHVQAEAGDGGARAEVVGLLARGRLSDAEAARIGLFVWDWPDGPADMATRLRRLAALGFADTATYTHPVAESAEAVRRRRAWLRSPLPFATDGVVLRQASRPSGEAWQAAPPAWAVAWKHPPREALAEVRGVEFRIGRTGRVTPLLHLVPVALEGRTLRRVTAGSLSRWRELDIRPGDHVIVALAGLTIPRLEAVAWRETPRRPLRMPEPEAYHALSCLRLMAGCEAQFFERLAWLSGSEALDLAGVGPGTWRSLVEAGLVTGLLEWLALDERALRRAHGIGERRARTLAATFAAARAAPFADWLQALGAPPGVQAGLPADWATLSGHARRDWAALPGVGPGRAEALAAFFADPEIRRLAEQLAALGVAGFGR; from the coding sequence ATGCGCCTGCATCGCCTTCTGGTCACGCGCCAATGCCGCGGGCTGTCGCTCCTGCTTCTGTTCCTGTTCCCGCTGGCCGCGCTGGCCGCGCCGGCCGCGCCGGCCGCCGCCGCTCCATGCCCGCCGCCGCCTTCATCGAGCGCGGTCGAAGCCCTGGTGGCGCGCCTGGCCGAGTGGGATGAGGCCTACTATCGGCGCGGTGAATCGCGGGTCAGCGATGCCATCTACGACCAGGCCCGGGCCCGCCTCGCCAGCTGGCATCGCTGCTTCCCCGAACGGGTGCCCGAGGCGACGGTGATGAGCCATCCGGCGGGCGAGGTGGACCACCCGGTTCCCCAGACGGGGTTGGCCAAGCTTACGGATGTGGAGGCGGTGGCGCGCTGGCTCTCGCGTCGCCACGACGCCTGGATCCAGCCCAAGGTGGACGGCGTGGCGGTGACCCTGGTCTATCGTCGTGGCGAGCTGGTGGCGGCGATCAGCCGTGGCGACGGCGAGCGCGGCCAGGACTGGACCGCCCAGGCGCGCCGCCTGCCGAGCGTGCCGGAGCGCCTGCCCGAAGCGCTGGATGCGGTGCTGCAGGGGGAGCTTTACCGGCGCCTCGAGGGCCATGTCCAGGCCGAGGCCGGTGATGGCGGTGCGCGTGCCGAGGTAGTCGGCCTGCTGGCCCGCGGGCGCCTGAGCGACGCCGAGGCGGCGCGGATCGGGCTCTTCGTCTGGGACTGGCCCGATGGTCCGGCGGACATGGCGACACGGCTGCGACGGCTAGCGGCGTTGGGGTTCGCCGATACCGCCACTTACACCCATCCGGTGGCGGAGTCCGCCGAGGCGGTGCGTCGGCGCCGGGCATGGCTCCGCTCCCCGCTGCCCTTCGCCACCGATGGCGTGGTGCTGCGCCAGGCCTCGAGACCGTCCGGCGAGGCCTGGCAGGCCGCCCCCCCGGCCTGGGCGGTGGCCTGGAAGCATCCGCCCCGGGAGGCGCTGGCCGAGGTGCGTGGCGTCGAGTTTCGCATCGGCCGCACCGGCCGCGTCACGCCGTTGCTGCATCTGGTGCCGGTCGCGCTGGAGGGGCGAACGCTGCGGCGGGTGACCGCCGGGTCGCTCTCCCGCTGGCGGGAGCTGGATATTCGCCCCGGCGACCATGTGATCGTCGCCCTGGCCGGGCTGACCATCCCGCGCCTGGAGGCGGTGGCCTGGCGGGAAACCCCGCGCCGGCCGCTGCGCATGCCGGAACCCGAGGCCTATCATGCGCTGAGCTGCCTGCGCCTGATGGCCGGGTGCGAGGCGCAGTTCTTCGAGCGGCTGGCCTGGCTCTCGGGTAGCGAGGCGCTGGACCTGGCCGGCGTGGGGCCTGGCACCTGGCGCTCCCTGGTCGAAGCGGGGCTGGTCACCGGCCTGCTGGAGTGGCTGGCACTGGACGAGCGTGCCTTGCGCCGCGCCCACGGTATCGGCGAGCGCCGCGCGCGGACGCTGGCGGCCACCTTCGCGGCGGCGAGGGCGGCCCCCTTTGCCGACTGGCTGCAGGCGCTGGGCGCGCCGCCCGGGGTGCAGGCCGGCTTGCCCGCCGACTGGGCGACCCTGAGCGGCCATGCCCGTCGCGACTGGGCGGCCCTGCCGGGCGTGGGGCCGGGACGGGCCGAGGCGCTGGCTGCCTTCTTCGCCGATCCCGAGATCCGGCGCCTGGCCGAGCAACTGGCGGCCCTCGGGGTGGCCGGCTTCGGGCGTTGA